In Pyricularia oryzae 70-15 chromosome 2, whole genome shotgun sequence, one genomic interval encodes:
- a CDS encoding tRNA-splicing endonuclease subunit sen34 — MCSVLVGTNPQAPNQNMFTGLPLELLEEEARLLVDRQDAYIVDDARTHLEYLSALPEQKRRAYIEAHMARLGEARGSLEDEMSARAKAVKEARESGALAGKGKKGKRRAETKDKQAPEDSTCAPSPVPSVANQPQVAAESSPDVCLFESPAPEKPSVSKSVSRAAPTDDVVSVGKIHLTPGTSKDLLPSGYVSTSDSSNNSDEQKNMALTHSPPSSCPLYNYLNSQGYFMTPGIRFGGQYSVYPGDPFRFHAHFIANNYRWDQEIDMLELVGVGRLAGAVKKGLLLGGERPGQGAGQPDGRNVRAFCVEWAGM; from the coding sequence ATGTGCTCTGTTCTCGTCGGCACCAATCCGCAGGCGCCTAATCAGAATATGTTCACCGGCTTGCCcctcgagctgctcgaggAGGAAGCCCGTCTGCTTGTCGACCGTCAAGATGCGTATATTGTTGATGATGCACGTACCCATCTGGAGTATCTTTCAGCTCTGCCTGAGCAGAAACGACGGGCTTACATTGAGGCTCATATGGCCCGTCTTGGGGAGGCACGTGGAAGCCTCGAAGATGAGATGTCTGCCCGCGCCAAAGCTGTAAAAGAGGCGAGAGAGTCTGGAGCTCTGGCCGGCAAGGGCAAAAAAGGGAAGCGACGCGCCGAGACCAAGGACAAGCAAGCTCCTGAAGACTCGACATGTGCACCTTCCCCAGTTCCATCTGTGGCCAATCAACCTCAAGTTGCTGCAGAGTCTTCACCGGACGTCTGTCTGTTTGAAAGTCCTGCACCAGAAAAGCCCTCGGTGTCTAAATCCGTCAGTAGAGCAGCACCGACCGATGATGTCGTGTCAGTGGGTAAAATACATCTCACGCCAGGGACTAGCAAGGACCTCTTGCCAAGTGGCTACGTATCAACGTCAGACAGCTCCAATAATTCTGATGAGCAGAAAAACATGGCGCTTACCCACTCACCGCCGAGCTCCTGTCCTCTTTACAACTACCTGAACAGTCAGGGATATTTTATGACCCCTGGAATCCGCTTCGGTGGTCAGTACAGCGTCTACCCGGGGGATCCTTTCCGTTTCCACGCGCATTTCATTGCGAACAATTACAGATGGGACCAGGAGATTGATATGCTGGAATTAGTCGGTGTCGGCCGTCTTGCTGGAGCCGTGAAGAAGGGTCTTTTGCTGGGCGGCGAGAGGCCTgggcaaggcgcaggccagcCGGACGGGAGGAACGTTCGCGCTTTTTGTGTAGAATGGGCTGGAATGTGA